One Bradyrhizobium manausense DNA segment encodes these proteins:
- a CDS encoding threonine ammonia-lyase codes for MAELSQTAIPDLSGFPVTPADIHSAAETIHGAVVETPCSYSRTLSNICGCDLWLKFENLQFTSSFKERGALNRLTALTPEERARGVVAMSAGNHAQGVAYHAKRLGIPATIVMPVGTPMVKVENTRHHGAEVVVTGTTLEEAAAFARNHGEARGMIFVHPYDDPLVIAGQGTVGLEMLKAVPELDTLVVPIGGGGLISGIAIAAKSLKPSLRIVGVEAWLYPSMYNAIHDGNLPARGDTLAEGIAVKSPGRITTEIVRGLVDDIALVNEAELERAVATLISIEKTVVEGAGAAGLAAIMSDPTRFAGEKVGLVLSGGNIDTRLIASVLTRELAREGRLTQLSLDIPDRPGQLAAVAALLAEAGANIIEVSHQRTFSDLPAKATLLQLVIETRDSAHLDEVMAKLGASGLSARCT; via the coding sequence ATGGCTGAATTGTCCCAAACCGCGATCCCCGATCTGAGCGGCTTTCCGGTTACGCCGGCTGACATTCATTCTGCCGCCGAAACCATTCACGGCGCCGTCGTCGAGACGCCCTGTAGCTACAGCCGGACGCTGAGCAACATTTGCGGCTGCGACCTCTGGCTCAAATTCGAGAACCTCCAGTTCACGTCCTCGTTCAAGGAACGCGGTGCGCTGAACCGGCTCACGGCATTGACGCCGGAGGAGCGCGCGCGCGGTGTCGTCGCCATGTCGGCGGGCAACCACGCGCAAGGCGTCGCCTATCATGCCAAGCGCCTCGGCATTCCCGCCACCATCGTGATGCCCGTGGGCACGCCGATGGTGAAGGTCGAGAACACCCGGCATCACGGCGCAGAGGTGGTCGTGACCGGCACGACACTGGAGGAGGCGGCTGCGTTTGCGCGCAACCATGGCGAAGCCCGCGGCATGATTTTCGTCCATCCTTACGATGATCCGCTGGTCATTGCAGGGCAGGGTACGGTCGGGCTGGAAATGCTCAAGGCGGTGCCGGAGCTCGATACGCTGGTGGTTCCCATCGGCGGCGGCGGCTTGATCAGCGGCATCGCTATCGCCGCCAAATCTCTGAAGCCCTCGCTGCGGATCGTCGGCGTCGAGGCCTGGCTTTATCCCTCGATGTACAACGCCATCCATGACGGCAACCTGCCGGCGCGCGGCGATACGCTCGCCGAAGGCATCGCAGTCAAATCGCCAGGCAGGATCACCACCGAGATCGTTCGCGGCCTTGTCGACGACATCGCGCTCGTCAACGAGGCCGAGCTCGAGCGTGCGGTCGCTACCCTGATCTCGATCGAGAAGACGGTCGTAGAGGGCGCCGGCGCCGCCGGCCTTGCGGCGATCATGTCCGATCCTACGCGCTTTGCCGGCGAGAAGGTCGGTCTGGTCCTGAGCGGCGGCAACATCGACACCAGGCTGATCGCCTCGGTGCTGACGCGCGAGCTCGCGCGCGAGGGGCGGCTGACGCAGCTCTCTCTCGATATTCCTGACAGGCCCGGCCAATTGGCCGCGGTCGCGGCGCTACTCGCGGAAGCCGGCGCCAACATCATCGAGGTCTCGCATCAGCGGACCTTCTCGGACCTGCCGGCGAAGGCGACACTGTTGCAGCTCGTCATCGAGACCCGCGACAGCGCCCATCTCGACGAGGTCATGGCCAAGCTCGGCGCATCCGGATTGAGCGCGCGCTGTACTTGA
- a CDS encoding LysR family transcriptional regulator, which produces MTRAAQREAIAPSAVSKRMHDLEEVLKVALFERHPNGMALTPAGESLLHHARVTLLNVEKIAVDMAEHARGVRGHVRMLANLSSIVEFLPDDLPGFFRSHELVRLDLQERPSADVVRGVEEGVAEIGICSADVSTRGLERFSYRRDRLVIVVRSDHPLASAGDVSFADTLDYDHVGLFAASSIYLRSQYTAQQIGKSIRLRVHVPGFDAVCRMVQAGMGIGLIPDRAFEVLSHGMNLTAIELSDDWADRELVLVARDPAGLSATSQLMLEHLRLPRSKPH; this is translated from the coding sequence TTGACGCGCGCCGCGCAGCGGGAGGCGATCGCGCCGTCCGCCGTCAGCAAACGCATGCACGATCTCGAGGAGGTGCTGAAAGTCGCACTGTTTGAGCGGCATCCGAACGGCATGGCGCTGACGCCGGCCGGAGAGTCGCTGCTGCATCATGCGCGGGTGACACTGCTCAATGTCGAGAAGATCGCGGTCGACATGGCCGAACACGCTCGCGGCGTGCGCGGGCACGTGCGGATGCTGGCCAATCTGTCGTCCATCGTCGAGTTTTTGCCGGACGATCTGCCCGGCTTCTTCAGGTCCCACGAACTGGTGCGGCTCGATCTTCAGGAGCGTCCGAGCGCCGATGTCGTTCGGGGAGTCGAGGAGGGCGTGGCCGAAATCGGCATCTGCTCGGCCGACGTGTCGACGCGTGGACTGGAGCGGTTCTCCTATCGGCGGGACCGGCTCGTCATCGTGGTACGGTCGGATCATCCGCTCGCATCGGCAGGAGACGTCTCGTTCGCCGATACGCTCGACTACGACCATGTCGGCCTGTTCGCGGCGAGCTCGATCTATCTTCGATCGCAATACACGGCGCAGCAGATCGGCAAATCGATCCGGCTGCGGGTTCACGTGCCGGGCTTCGATGCGGTGTGCCGCATGGTGCAGGCCGGCATGGGCATAGGTCTGATTCCGGACCGCGCATTCGAGGTGCTCAGTCACGGCATGAACCTGACGGCTATCGAGCTGAGCGACGACTGGGCCGATCGCGAGCTGGTGCTGGTGGCCCGGGATCCCGCGGGATTGTCGGCGACGAGCCAGTTGATGCTCGAGCATCTGCGCCTGCCGCGTAGCAAACCTCACTGA
- the secF gene encoding protein translocase subunit SecF, with the protein MTTTHLVLISLGVLIAVLTVVSVLGVLPSLRIVPDDTHFDFTRFRRISFPISAALSILAITLFFTHGLNFGIDFKGGTLMEVRAKSGEADLAQMRTTLGSLGLGEVQLQQFGSAADVLLRVAEQPGGDKAQQEAVDKVRGALGDSVEYRRVEVVGPRVSGELLGWGMAGLMLAIGAILIYLWFRFEWQFALGAMIANVHDIVLTIGFMSISQVDFDLTSIAALLTILGYSLNDTVVIYDRIREMLRRYKKMPMPQLLNESINSTLSRSIITHFTVTLALLALLLFGGHAIHSFTAVMMFGVVLVGTYTSIFIAAPILIYLGVGEHREDAREEAPPAKKNKA; encoded by the coding sequence GTGACCACTACTCATCTCGTTCTCATCTCTCTTGGCGTTCTGATTGCCGTGCTGACCGTGGTCAGCGTGCTCGGCGTCCTGCCGTCGCTGCGCATCGTGCCAGACGATACGCATTTCGACTTCACGCGCTTCCGTCGCATCAGCTTCCCGATCTCGGCGGCGCTGTCGATCCTCGCCATCACGCTGTTCTTTACCCATGGCCTGAATTTCGGCATCGACTTCAAGGGCGGCACCTTGATGGAGGTGCGGGCCAAATCCGGCGAAGCCGACCTTGCGCAGATGCGCACGACCCTTGGCAGCCTTGGCCTTGGCGAAGTCCAGCTGCAGCAATTCGGCAGCGCGGCCGACGTGCTGCTTCGCGTTGCTGAGCAGCCGGGCGGCGACAAGGCACAGCAGGAAGCCGTGGACAAGGTGCGCGGTGCCCTCGGCGATTCCGTGGAATATCGCCGCGTCGAAGTGGTGGGGCCGCGTGTCTCCGGCGAGTTGCTGGGTTGGGGCATGGCCGGTCTGATGCTCGCGATCGGCGCGATCCTGATCTATCTCTGGTTCCGGTTCGAATGGCAGTTCGCGCTCGGCGCCATGATCGCCAACGTGCACGACATCGTGCTGACCATCGGCTTCATGTCGATCAGCCAGGTCGATTTCGACCTGACCAGCATCGCGGCGCTTCTGACCATTCTGGGCTATTCGCTCAACGACACCGTCGTCATCTATGACCGTATTCGTGAAATGCTGCGGCGCTATAAGAAGATGCCGATGCCGCAGCTGCTGAACGAGTCCATCAACTCGACGCTGTCGCGCTCGATCATCACCCACTTCACCGTGACGCTGGCATTGCTCGCGCTGTTGTTGTTCGGCGGCCATGCGATCCACAGCTTCACGGCCGTCATGATGTTCGGCGTGGTGCTGGTCGGCACCTACACCTCGATCTTCATCGCAGCGCCGATCCTGATCTATCTCGGCGTCGGCGAGCATCGCGAGGATGCGAGAGAAGAGGCTCCGCCGGCGAAGAAAAACAAGGCATGA
- a CDS encoding Mth938-like domain-containing protein, protein MAGDPNAPHFPRSAPIEAYGKGGFAFAGMSHRGSLLCLPDAIWAWDVTDPARIDRYSLDRVFAAANSIDTLLVGTGTGLWLAPPELRQALKAVRVVLDTMQTGPAVRTYNIMIGERRRVAAALIAVP, encoded by the coding sequence ATGGCCGGCGATCCCAACGCTCCCCATTTCCCGCGCTCGGCGCCGATCGAGGCCTATGGCAAGGGCGGCTTCGCCTTCGCCGGCATGTCGCACCGGGGCTCGCTGCTCTGCCTGCCCGACGCGATCTGGGCCTGGGACGTGACCGATCCCGCGAGGATCGACCGCTATTCGCTGGATCGGGTTTTTGCGGCTGCCAACAGCATCGACACGCTTCTGGTCGGCACCGGAACCGGTCTCTGGCTGGCCCCCCCGGAACTGCGCCAGGCCCTGAAGGCGGTGAGGGTGGTGCTGGATACCATGCAGACAGGCCCTGCCGTACGCACCTACAACATCATGATCGGCGAACGGCGCCGCGTCGCGGCTGCGCTGATTGCCGTGCCATGA
- a CDS encoding CaiB/BaiF CoA transferase family protein, producing MDGPLSGIRVVELGTLIAAPFAARLFAEFGAEVIKIEQPGSGDPLRTWRKLHQGTSLWWYLQSRNKKSIGIDLKSPEGRDVALRLAAQADVVIENFKPGSLEKLGLGWDVLSKLNPNLTLVRISGYGQTGPYRDRSGFGAIGEAMGGLRFTTGDPDSPPARVGISVGDSLASLHGVIGALMSLLRVKTGQGRGQVVDVSLYESVFNLMESLVPEYDLMGHVRTRTGGALPGISPSNTYPSSDGRHVVIAGNSDAIFRRLMQVVGRPDLADDPQLASNDGRVRNNALLDAAITAWTTRQTMDEILARLDAADVPAGRIYSVADIVDDPHYAAREMILPTELPGDVTVKMPGIAPKLSETPGAVRWPGPSLGQHTDEVLAGLGLQAGDIAQLRRSGAVQ from the coding sequence GTGGACGGACCATTATCCGGAATACGAGTCGTTGAGCTCGGAACATTGATCGCCGCGCCGTTCGCCGCGCGGCTGTTCGCCGAGTTCGGCGCCGAAGTCATCAAGATCGAGCAGCCCGGCAGCGGCGATCCCTTGCGCACATGGCGCAAGCTGCATCAGGGCACGTCGCTCTGGTGGTATTTGCAATCGCGCAACAAGAAGTCGATCGGCATCGATCTGAAATCGCCCGAGGGCCGCGACGTCGCGCTGCGCCTGGCAGCACAAGCCGATGTCGTGATTGAAAACTTCAAGCCGGGCAGCCTCGAGAAGCTCGGCCTCGGCTGGGACGTGCTGTCGAAGCTCAACCCAAACCTGACACTCGTGCGCATCTCCGGTTACGGGCAGACCGGCCCTTATCGCGACCGCTCCGGCTTTGGCGCCATTGGGGAGGCCATGGGCGGCTTGCGCTTCACTACGGGCGATCCGGACAGTCCGCCGGCGCGCGTCGGCATCAGCGTCGGCGACAGCCTTGCCTCGCTCCATGGCGTGATCGGCGCGCTGATGTCGCTGCTGCGCGTCAAGACGGGGCAGGGGCGCGGGCAGGTGGTCGACGTTTCGCTGTACGAGAGCGTGTTCAACCTGATGGAGAGCCTTGTCCCGGAATACGACCTCATGGGTCATGTCCGGACCCGCACCGGTGGTGCTCTGCCCGGCATCAGCCCGTCCAACACTTATCCGAGCTCTGACGGGCGCCATGTCGTCATCGCGGGCAATAGCGACGCGATCTTCAGGCGTCTGATGCAGGTCGTCGGGCGGCCGGATCTCGCCGACGATCCTCAGCTTGCCAGCAACGACGGGCGCGTCCGCAACAACGCCTTGCTCGATGCCGCCATCACCGCCTGGACCACGCGCCAGACGATGGATGAGATCCTCGCGCGCCTTGATGCTGCCGATGTTCCCGCGGGCCGGATCTATTCGGTTGCTGACATCGTTGACGATCCCCACTACGCCGCCCGCGAGATGATCCTGCCGACCGAGCTGCCGGGCGATGTCACCGTGAAGATGCCGGGCATTGCGCCAAAGCTCTCCGAGACGCCGGGTGCGGTCAGGTGGCCCGGCCCTTCGCTGGGACAGCACACCGACGAGGTGCTCGCGGGTCTCGGCTTGCAGGCGGGCGATATCGCGCAGCTGCGCCGGAGCGGAGCGGTGCAGTGA
- a CDS encoding aminotransferase class V-fold PLP-dependent enzyme, producing MIDIDRIRADTPATSRRTYLHNAGAALMPTPVVAAMKSHIDLESEIGGYAAADRESDRLDAVYGSVARLLNAAPDEIALMENATVAWQMAFYALPFRAGDRILTAEAEYAANYVAFLQVAKRTGAVIEIVPSDASGELDIQALERMIDPRVKLIAITWVPTNGGLVNPAAAIGKIARVHGIPYLLDACQAVGQMPVDVEAIGCDMLSATGRKFLRGPRGTGFLYVRRRLLQQLEPSMIDHFAAPWVSRDHYQLRDDARRFETWENNYAARLGLGAAVDYALAIGIGPIEQRCRLLADRLRSGLAAIRGIKIRDLGRTPGAIVSFTMDGHEADEIVSSAAEAGITIGASDPSSTRIDAEVRALPVVVRASPHYYNTEAEIDRLIAHVAALAPR from the coding sequence TTGATCGATATCGACCGAATCCGGGCCGACACGCCGGCCACCTCCCGGCGCACATATCTCCACAATGCCGGCGCAGCCCTGATGCCCACGCCCGTCGTCGCGGCGATGAAATCGCATATCGATCTGGAGAGCGAGATCGGCGGTTATGCCGCGGCTGACCGCGAGTCCGACCGGCTTGACGCAGTCTACGGCTCGGTAGCGCGCCTGCTGAACGCCGCGCCGGACGAGATCGCGCTCATGGAGAACGCGACCGTCGCCTGGCAGATGGCGTTCTATGCGCTGCCATTTCGTGCCGGCGACCGGATCCTGACCGCCGAGGCGGAGTATGCCGCCAACTACGTCGCGTTCCTTCAGGTCGCCAAACGGACAGGCGCGGTCATCGAGATCGTGCCGAGCGATGCCAGTGGCGAGCTCGACATTCAGGCCCTGGAACGGATGATCGATCCGCGCGTGAAGCTGATTGCAATCACCTGGGTTCCAACCAATGGCGGCCTGGTCAACCCAGCCGCAGCCATCGGCAAGATCGCGCGCGTGCACGGCATTCCCTATTTGCTCGACGCCTGCCAGGCGGTCGGGCAGATGCCGGTCGACGTCGAAGCGATCGGCTGTGACATGCTGTCGGCCACAGGCCGCAAATTCCTGCGGGGCCCGCGCGGCACCGGCTTCCTTTACGTCCGCCGGCGGCTGCTGCAACAGCTTGAGCCGTCGATGATCGACCATTTTGCGGCGCCATGGGTCTCGCGAGACCACTATCAGCTCCGCGACGATGCGCGCCGGTTCGAGACCTGGGAGAACAATTACGCGGCGCGGCTCGGGCTTGGCGCGGCCGTCGACTATGCCCTGGCGATCGGCATCGGCCCGATCGAGCAGCGCTGCCGTCTGCTGGCCGACCGCCTCCGCAGCGGACTTGCCGCCATCCGTGGCATCAAAATTCGCGATCTCGGCCGCACGCCGGGCGCCATCGTCAGTTTCACAATGGATGGCCACGAGGCGGACGAGATCGTCAGCAGCGCCGCCGAGGCCGGCATCACCATCGGCGCGTCAGATCCGTCGAGCACCCGCATCGACGCGGAAGTCCGCGCGCTGCCGGTGGTTGTGCGGGCGTCCCCACATTACTACAACACGGAAGCAGAGATCGATCGACTGATCGCCCACGTGGCAGCTCTGGCACCGCGATAG
- a CDS encoding cupin domain-containing protein, which produces MNAKPIVRRPGETRGVMLRGQPMAFLVTGEDTRHTSMFDWTIPAGFATGRHVHRVQEETFYMLEGECEWHVAEEVVRATPGTYLFIPPGVPHNITNVSDKPARVLMTVSPPGHEHYFEELARLTASGPPDAKAISELRARFDTDQLSALTTRA; this is translated from the coding sequence ATGAATGCAAAGCCAATCGTCCGCCGGCCCGGCGAAACCAGGGGAGTGATGCTGCGCGGCCAACCGATGGCCTTTCTGGTGACAGGGGAGGACACCCGTCACACCAGCATGTTCGACTGGACGATTCCGGCCGGATTCGCCACGGGCCGGCACGTTCATCGTGTGCAGGAAGAGACCTTCTACATGCTTGAAGGGGAGTGCGAATGGCACGTCGCTGAAGAGGTTGTCCGGGCCACGCCGGGGACCTACCTTTTCATTCCACCGGGTGTTCCCCACAACATCACCAATGTCAGCGACAAGCCCGCGCGCGTGCTGATGACCGTTTCGCCGCCGGGGCACGAGCATTACTTCGAGGAATTGGCCAGGCTGACCGCCAGCGGACCACCCGATGCGAAAGCCATCAGCGAGTTGCGCGCCCGCTTCGACACCGACCAATTGTCGGCGCTGACGACAAGAGCTTAG
- a CDS encoding phytoene/squalene synthase family protein has protein sequence MSSAATPADTMTFCADLVRSHDFPHYAATLFAPAAERRALLALYAFNVEIVRVRDQVSQPLPGEIRFQWWTDLFSGLVHGSAEGNPVAAELLRAIRDFELPVEPLSLLVDEHQFDLYNDPMPTMTALEGYLAATSSALFALAARIMGAASDAAEHLARHAGLAQGIAQVVANLPRDSAHRQLFLPQQFLTSHGCAMEDVFAGKETPGLHAVLDQLIGEARQHLATASSLLAQLPLSARTAFLPLSQARAELDRLARPGRNPFAPQPVSRLRTLWTLWRASRSREFTK, from the coding sequence ATGAGCAGCGCAGCGACGCCGGCCGATACTATGACCTTCTGCGCCGACCTTGTGCGCAGCCACGACTTTCCGCACTATGCAGCGACCCTGTTCGCGCCCGCCGCCGAGCGCCGCGCGCTGCTGGCGCTCTACGCCTTCAATGTCGAGATCGTCCGCGTCCGCGATCAGGTGAGCCAGCCCTTGCCGGGCGAGATCCGCTTTCAATGGTGGACCGATCTGTTCTCTGGCCTTGTCCACGGCAGCGCCGAGGGCAACCCGGTGGCGGCGGAACTCTTGCGCGCGATCCGCGATTTTGAGCTGCCGGTGGAGCCGCTGTCCCTGCTCGTCGACGAGCATCAGTTCGATCTCTACAACGATCCGATGCCGACCATGACGGCGCTCGAGGGCTATCTGGCGGCGACCTCTTCGGCCTTGTTCGCGCTCGCGGCGCGGATCATGGGCGCAGCTTCGGATGCGGCCGAGCACCTCGCGCGCCACGCCGGGCTGGCGCAGGGCATCGCTCAGGTGGTTGCGAACCTGCCGCGGGATTCGGCCCACCGGCAATTGTTCCTGCCGCAGCAATTCCTGACCAGCCATGGCTGCGCGATGGAGGATGTGTTCGCCGGCAAGGAGACACCCGGTCTCCATGCCGTGCTTGACCAACTCATCGGCGAGGCGCGTCAACATCTGGCGACCGCCTCATCGCTGCTGGCGCAGCTGCCGCTTTCGGCGCGGACTGCATTCCTGCCGTTGAGTCAGGCGCGGGCTGAGCTCGATCGCCTGGCGCGGCCGGGACGCAATCCCTTTGCGCCGCAGCCCGTATCGCGACTGCGCACGCTATGGACGTTGTGGCGGGCATCACGATCGCGGGAATTTACCAAATAG
- the secD gene encoding protein translocase subunit SecD, translating into MLYFTRWKALGIILLALIVCLCAVPNFFPEAQVKSWPTWAQRRLVLGLDLQGGSSLQLEVDSNYVKKEKLDQVRDDVRRVLREAKIGYTGLVTKSDAVEVRLKDADAQTALAKLRELPQPIGGLMGSSGQRDLEVADAGGGLIRLSIPEAAMIERLRKTIEQSIQIVEKRVNELGTVEPVIQRQGNDRILVQVPGLQDPTHLKEILGKTAKMEFRMVDTSVSPDQAQQGKLPPESELLMSASPPPTPYVVKKQVLVAGGDLIDAQATFDQRTSEPVVSFKFNTSGARKFAQATQENVGLPFAIVLDNKVISAPRINEPITGGQGQISGSFTVQSANDLAILMRAGALPAPLTVVEERTVGPGLGQDSIEKGELAAYVGSILVVVFMLLTYRLFGVFANIAVTINVAMIFGLLSLLSATLTLPGIAGIVLTVGIAVDSNVLIYERIREELRGGRSPISAIDAGFKRALATILDSNITTFIAAAVLFMIGTGPVRGFAVTLGIGIITTVFTAFTMTRLIVAWWVQWKRPKTVPI; encoded by the coding sequence GGCTCCTCTCTGCAGCTCGAGGTCGATTCGAACTATGTGAAGAAGGAAAAGCTCGATCAGGTTCGCGACGACGTCCGTCGCGTCCTGCGCGAGGCCAAGATCGGTTACACGGGTCTCGTAACGAAAAGCGATGCCGTCGAGGTGCGCCTCAAGGATGCGGACGCCCAGACGGCGCTGGCCAAGTTGCGTGAGCTTCCGCAGCCGATTGGCGGCCTTATGGGATCCAGCGGCCAGCGCGACCTTGAAGTCGCCGATGCCGGTGGCGGATTGATCCGCCTGAGTATTCCGGAGGCCGCGATGATCGAGCGCTTGCGCAAGACCATCGAGCAGTCGATCCAGATCGTCGAGAAGCGCGTCAACGAACTCGGCACCGTCGAGCCGGTGATCCAGCGTCAGGGTAACGACCGTATCCTGGTGCAGGTGCCGGGTTTGCAAGATCCGACACATCTGAAGGAAATTCTCGGCAAGACCGCCAAGATGGAATTCCGCATGGTCGACACGTCCGTGTCGCCGGATCAGGCGCAGCAGGGCAAGTTGCCGCCGGAATCCGAACTGCTGATGAGTGCGTCGCCGCCGCCCACCCCTTATGTGGTCAAGAAGCAGGTCCTGGTCGCCGGCGGCGATCTGATCGATGCTCAGGCGACTTTCGACCAGCGCACGAGCGAGCCGGTCGTCAGCTTCAAGTTCAATACGTCGGGAGCGCGCAAGTTCGCGCAGGCCACGCAAGAGAACGTCGGGCTGCCCTTCGCGATCGTGCTCGACAACAAGGTGATCTCTGCACCCCGGATCAACGAGCCGATCACGGGCGGGCAGGGGCAGATCTCGGGCAGCTTCACGGTCCAGTCCGCCAACGATCTCGCGATCCTGATGCGCGCAGGCGCACTTCCGGCGCCGCTCACGGTGGTCGAGGAGCGCACCGTCGGTCCGGGCCTCGGCCAGGACTCGATCGAGAAGGGCGAGCTTGCCGCCTATGTCGGCTCGATTCTGGTCGTCGTCTTCATGCTGTTGACGTACCGGCTGTTCGGCGTGTTCGCCAACATCGCGGTGACCATCAACGTCGCGATGATCTTCGGCCTGTTGTCGCTGCTCAGCGCCACACTGACGCTGCCCGGCATCGCCGGCATCGTGCTCACGGTCGGTATCGCGGTCGACTCCAACGTGCTGATCTATGAGCGCATCCGCGAGGAGCTGCGCGGCGGGAGAAGCCCGATCTCGGCCATCGACGCCGGCTTCAAGCGAGCGCTTGCGACCATTCTCGATTCCAACATCACGACCTTCATTGCCGCTGCCGTGCTGTTCATGATCGGCACCGGACCGGTGCGCGGCTTCGCTGTAACGCTCGGTATCGGCATCATCACCACTGTGTTCACCGCCTTCACGATGACCCGCCTGATCGTGGCGTGGTGGGTGCAATGGAAGCGGCCGAAGACTGTGCCGATTTGA
- a CDS encoding winged helix-turn-helix domain-containing protein has product MAAILEFGPFRLDADAGILFRGAEPTPLGQRAVLLLALLVRRAGAPVSKDDLIEAAWPAQAIEESNLTVQMAAVRRALADASGEAQWIETLPRRGYRYVGPAATLSDPEKVSAPSLTLPDRPSIAVLPFTNLSGDAAQDYFADGMVDDIITGLSRINWLFVIARNSTFTYKGRAVDVKQIGRELGVRYVLEGSVRKTGGNVRITGQLIDASTGMHVWAERYDRQSDDIFALQDDIAISAVGAIAPSLRRAEINRVKRKRPDSLDAYDLVLRAQPDVDSGMPQQVTQALVLLDRATMLEPSYALAHGNAAMCHHCLFLRAGLQETNRTASIMHARSAIAHGQDDAVALTLAGFSIGMDGHDRSAAFTALDAALSISPSSALTYILGSVMLGWGGDADRAIEWSERGMRLSPFDSWAFAAFDAQAMGHFHRGRFEEACRAAYRSVHANPRHSITHVQLAASLAKLGRLHEARAAAARVLELHPTFRYGRQFKGVNCAPALAASLGEALRAAGLPE; this is encoded by the coding sequence ATGGCCGCGATCCTTGAATTTGGTCCCTTCCGCCTCGACGCCGATGCAGGGATTCTTTTCCGCGGGGCCGAGCCGACTCCGCTCGGCCAGCGCGCTGTTTTGCTCCTGGCACTGCTCGTTCGGCGGGCGGGCGCGCCGGTATCGAAGGATGACTTGATCGAGGCGGCTTGGCCCGCCCAGGCCATCGAGGAGAGCAATCTGACCGTCCAGATGGCCGCCGTCCGGCGCGCGCTGGCGGACGCCTCCGGAGAGGCGCAATGGATCGAAACACTGCCGCGACGCGGCTATCGCTATGTCGGTCCGGCGGCGACGTTGTCCGACCCGGAGAAGGTATCCGCACCATCGCTGACATTGCCCGACAGGCCATCAATTGCAGTACTGCCATTTACGAATCTGAGCGGCGATGCGGCGCAGGACTATTTTGCCGATGGAATGGTCGACGACATCATCACCGGCCTGTCTCGCATCAACTGGTTGTTCGTGATCGCGCGAAACTCCACATTCACGTATAAGGGCCGCGCGGTCGACGTGAAGCAGATCGGCCGCGAGCTCGGCGTTCGCTACGTGCTGGAAGGCAGCGTCCGGAAGACCGGCGGCAATGTGCGCATCACCGGTCAGCTGATCGATGCCTCGACCGGCATGCATGTGTGGGCCGAGCGCTACGATCGCCAATCCGACGATATTTTCGCTCTTCAGGACGACATCGCCATATCCGCCGTCGGCGCCATCGCGCCGAGCCTGCGCCGCGCCGAAATCAACCGGGTCAAGCGCAAGCGGCCTGACAGCCTTGATGCCTATGACCTCGTCCTGCGGGCCCAGCCGGATGTTGATTCCGGCATGCCCCAACAGGTGACGCAGGCGCTGGTGCTGCTGGACCGGGCGACAATGCTCGAGCCTTCCTATGCCTTGGCGCACGGCAATGCTGCGATGTGCCATCATTGCCTGTTCCTCCGCGCCGGTCTGCAGGAGACAAACCGCACAGCTTCGATCATGCATGCACGCTCGGCCATCGCTCACGGGCAGGACGACGCGGTTGCACTCACGCTGGCGGGATTTTCGATCGGAATGGATGGACACGACCGCTCCGCGGCATTCACCGCACTCGATGCGGCGCTTTCGATCAGCCCGTCGTCGGCGCTGACTTACATCCTCGGCAGCGTCATGCTGGGCTGGGGTGGCGATGCCGACCGCGCCATCGAATGGAGCGAGCGCGGCATGCGGCTCAGCCCGTTCGATTCCTGGGCCTTTGCCGCTTTCGACGCACAGGCGATGGGGCACTTCCACCGCGGCCGTTTTGAAGAGGCCTGTCGCGCCGCTTATCGCTCCGTTCATGCCAATCCGCGCCACAGCATCACGCATGTGCAACTGGCGGCGTCACTCGCAAAGCTCGGCCGATTGCACGAAGCAAGAGCAGCCGCAGCCCGGGTGCTGGAATTGCACCCCACCTTCCGCTACGGCCGTCAGTTCAAGGGCGTCAACTGCGCCCCGGCGCTAGCAGCGTCGCTTGGTGAGGCCCTCCGTGCCGCGGGGCTGCCGGAGTGA